A portion of the Bombina bombina isolate aBomBom1 chromosome 9, aBomBom1.pri, whole genome shotgun sequence genome contains these proteins:
- the LOC128640006 gene encoding uncharacterized protein LOC128640006 codes for MTTYLTTTTSQVAITQTTTQPFRTTFWYNSSNTNVATFTFDFCDIIDSCPPVSWQCHLYEHIPTRSIYICLEDGYWAKDCKHWGSVGWNTGPGPRWGYKPKSALDRKDKNGKSLIDRMTLFKSGSCLSSGHSGFSMRLTLTIKNPSPNDSGSYILSVWVSGGVGPPKGRFHIKDMVNSSEWGKIASALNVKTPTKSQSQLQTTVTMVDPSPRDTMATETGYSDINLWLEWMAFSAKQYNKSNCYVCGKARPHLGTVLLNIPSSAESCFLSLHTNTFVNQSACTTWKEEYPTLTKTPHPGEGITIYSGNYTCYRGKGEGRFLGNFTSNYCSKYSNLTTQNHTQSLGDIYWLCGDMKIHARLEGQWSGECALAKVITPLHILGGNNTYTHTHTTSSHRTRREAIPGSFDPHVYIDAIGVPRGVPDEFKARDQVKVGFESIFPIITANKNVDWINYIFYNQQRFVNYTRDALKGIAEQLGPTSYMTFQNRMALDMLLAEKGGVCKVIDAQTGGPCCTFIPDNTGPTG; via the coding sequence ATGACCACGTACCTTACCACGACAACCTCACAAGTGGCCATTACACAAACCACAACACAACCCTTCCGTACAACTTTTTGGTATAATTCCTCCAATACTAATGTCGCCACATTCACATTTGACTTTTGCGACATTATTGATTCATGCCCCCCTGTGTCGTGGCAATGTCACCTATACGAACACATTCCAACCAGGTCTATCTATATTTGTTTGGAGGATGGCTATTGGGCAAAGGACTGTAAACATTGGGGATCGGTGGGATGGAATACGGGCCCAGGCCCTAGGTGGGGATACAAGCCCAAAAGTGCATTAGACAGGAAGGATAAAAATGGCAAATCCCTAATTGATAGGATGACTCTCTTTAAGTCTGGGTCCTGCCTTAGTTCCGGCCACTCCGGCTTTAGTATGAGACTAACCTTGACCATTAAAAACCCCAGTCCAAACGATAGTGGCTCTTATATTCTCTCCGTATGGGTAAGTGGTGGCGTAGGCCCCCCCAAGGGTAGATTTCATATCAAAGATATGGTTAATTCCTCTGAATGGGGCAAAATTGCCTCTGCACTTAACGTCAAAACCCCAACTAAATCCCAGTCCCAATTACAAACTACGGTTACTATGGTTGATCCCTCACCAAGGGATACTATGGCTACCGAAACAGGTTATTCAGATATTAATTTATGGTTAGAATGGATGGCCTTCTCAGCCAAGCAATATAATAAATCCAACTGTTATGTCTGTGGTAAGGCCCGCCCCCACTTAGGTACTGTCCTCCTTAACATCCCCAGTAGCGCTGAGTCCTGTTTTCTCAGCCTTCATACTAATACCTTTGTCAATCAGTCAGCCTGTACCACCTGGAAAGAGGAATACCCCACCCTTACTAAAACCCCACACCCTGGTGAGGGCATTACTATATATTCTGGTAACTACACTTGCTATAGGGGCAAAGGTGAGGGTagattcctaggtaacttcacatctaATTACTGCTCTAAGTATAGTAATCTCACCACCCAAAATCACACTCAGTCCTTAGGTGACATATATTGGCtttgcggggatatgaaaatccATGCTAGGTTAGAGGGACAgtggtctggggaatgtgctctagcaaaagttattacgCCTCTCCATATTTTAGGTGgaaataacacatacacacacactcacaccacctccTCTCACCGTACACGGCGAGaggctatcccaggtagttttgacccccatgtatacatagacgccataggggtcccaaggggggtcccagatgaatttaaggcccgtgaccaggtCAAAGTTGGCTTTGAATCCATCTTTCCCATCATAACCGCCAATAAAAATGTTGACTGGATCAATTACATATTCTATAACCAGCAACGTTTTGTTAATTACACCAGAGATGCCCTTAAGGGTATTGCTGAACAACTTggcccaacctcttacatgacattccaaaaccgcatggcTCTAGACATGCTCTTAGCAGAGAAAGGGGGGGTTTGTAAAGTCATTGACGCCCAAACTGGTGGGCCCTGCTGTACGTTTATCCCTGATAACACAGGACCCACAGGATAG